The following proteins are co-located in the Haloprofundus halophilus genome:
- the purB gene encoding adenylosuccinate lyase, producing MQFHQTSVLFRDAFGTPEMREIFGDVGYLERFLEVEAALARAQADVGIVPESAATEITERASLEYLDMERVAANVEEIGLFTMSIIDAWKDSFGDAGEYIHWGATSQDISDTAVVLQLRDAYERYRSDLLEIRATLRDLASEHRDTPMIGRTHFVHALPTTFGLKAAVWLEEVERHIDRLDAAAERAFVVEFFGATGTLASLERGGEEVQENLAAELDLVVPDTPWFAARDRFAEFLSVLAQIGSGLSKIAHQILLLNRPEFGEVSESIPEGEVGSSTMPHKRNPVRSEFTGALAKLLRANATAMLEATETYDERDFTTWYVEFAVIPDSGLYFGRVLENCKTVLTDLDVHPDGMRENLAHHGSLVASEAIMMALASKIGRQTAHDVVHENAMRAIQSDRDLLACLRDDERVTDAMTDEELEAAADPTNYVGLSAEFVDRTLRE from the coding sequence ATGCAGTTTCACCAGACGAGCGTGCTCTTTCGAGACGCGTTCGGCACACCGGAGATGCGGGAGATATTCGGCGACGTAGGTTACCTCGAACGGTTTCTCGAAGTCGAGGCCGCGCTCGCACGCGCGCAGGCAGACGTCGGTATCGTCCCCGAGTCGGCAGCGACCGAGATCACCGAACGGGCATCGCTGGAGTACCTCGACATGGAACGCGTCGCGGCGAACGTCGAGGAGATCGGCCTGTTCACGATGAGCATCATCGACGCCTGGAAGGACTCGTTCGGCGACGCAGGCGAGTACATCCACTGGGGGGCGACGAGCCAGGACATCTCCGACACCGCGGTCGTCCTCCAACTGCGCGACGCCTACGAGCGCTACCGCAGCGACCTCCTCGAGATCCGCGCGACGCTCCGCGACCTCGCCAGCGAACACCGCGACACGCCGATGATAGGACGGACGCACTTCGTCCACGCGCTTCCCACCACGTTCGGACTGAAAGCAGCCGTCTGGCTCGAAGAGGTCGAACGACACATCGACCGACTGGACGCCGCCGCCGAACGGGCGTTCGTCGTCGAGTTCTTCGGCGCGACGGGCACGCTCGCGTCGCTCGAACGGGGCGGCGAGGAAGTCCAGGAGAATCTCGCGGCCGAACTCGACCTCGTCGTCCCGGACACGCCGTGGTTCGCCGCCCGCGACCGGTTCGCGGAGTTCCTCTCGGTGCTCGCACAGATCGGCAGCGGCCTCTCGAAAATCGCGCACCAGATTCTGCTGCTCAACCGCCCGGAGTTCGGCGAGGTCTCCGAGAGCATTCCGGAGGGCGAAGTCGGCAGCAGCACGATGCCGCACAAGCGAAACCCGGTTCGTTCGGAGTTCACCGGGGCACTGGCGAAACTCCTGCGAGCGAACGCGACGGCGATGCTGGAGGCGACCGAGACGTACGACGAGCGCGATTTCACGACGTGGTACGTCGAGTTCGCGGTGATTCCCGACTCGGGGCTCTACTTCGGCCGGGTGCTCGAAAACTGCAAGACCGTGCTCACGGACCTCGACGTACACCCGGACGGGATGCGGGAGAATCTCGCTCACCACGGGTCACTCGTCGCATCGGAGGCGATAATGATGGCGCTCGCGTCGAAGATCGGCCGCCAGACGGCTCACGACGTCGTCCACGAGAACGCGATGCGCGCCATCCAGAGCGACCGAGACCTGCTGGCGTGTCTGCGTGACGACGAGCGAGTGACGGACGCGATGACGGACGAAGAACTCGAAGCGGCGGCGGACCCGACGAACTACGTCGGGCTCTCCGCGGAGTTCGTCGACCGAACGCTCCGAGAGTGA
- a CDS encoding IclR family transcriptional regulator, translated as MTSRSEHGGVQAVRTMFDIIEYVADRDGATITEIATDLGYAKSTVHRHISTLKELKYVAETPDGYQAGLRFLEIGHSARQRQQGHGMVKEKVEDIANETGERAQFIVEEHGEGVYIHRAFGERAVRTDPGIGSRIPLHATSAGKAILASMDEQRSTELIEALEFDPITESTITESERLYDELETIRERGYSFNRQENLKGLHAVGVPVLGPDGDVIGALSVSGPSHRMQGEWFEEDLPKLLLGTANELELNIAYS; from the coding sequence ATGACATCGAGAAGCGAACACGGGGGTGTGCAAGCGGTCAGAACGATGTTCGACATCATCGAGTACGTCGCGGACCGAGACGGAGCGACGATCACCGAGATAGCCACCGACCTCGGGTACGCGAAAAGTACCGTCCATCGTCACATCTCGACGTTAAAGGAGTTGAAATACGTCGCCGAGACGCCCGACGGCTACCAGGCAGGGTTGCGGTTCCTGGAGATCGGGCACTCCGCCAGACAGCGCCAGCAAGGACACGGCATGGTCAAAGAGAAAGTCGAGGACATCGCCAATGAGACGGGCGAACGCGCGCAGTTCATCGTCGAAGAGCACGGCGAGGGCGTGTACATCCACCGAGCGTTCGGCGAGCGCGCCGTTCGGACCGACCCCGGAATCGGGAGTCGCATTCCGCTTCACGCCACCTCCGCCGGCAAGGCTATCCTCGCGAGTATGGACGAACAGCGGAGCACCGAACTCATCGAGGCGCTCGAATTCGACCCGATCACCGAGTCCACGATCACGGAGTCGGAACGGCTGTACGACGAACTGGAGACGATCCGCGAACGGGGTTACAGCTTCAACCGCCAGGAGAATCTCAAGGGGCTTCACGCCGTCGGCGTCCCCGTGTTGGGACCCGACGGGGACGTCATCGGCGCGCTCAGCGTTTCGGGTCCCTCCCACCGCATGCAGGGAGAGTGGTTCGAGGAGGACCTCCCGAAACTGCTCCTGGGCACCGCTAACGAACTCGAACTCAACATCGCTTACTCGTAG